In Paenarthrobacter sp. GOM3, a single window of DNA contains:
- the sdhC gene encoding succinate dehydrogenase, cytochrome b556 subunit — translation MWSWVGHRITGVVIFFFLLVHVLDTSLVRVSPEAYTAVIGAYKNPLMALGETGLVAAIIFHAFNGLRVIAIDFWKKGAKYQRQLLWIVLALWLVTFAGFAIRHLSLALGGH, via the coding sequence ATGTGGTCCTGGGTTGGACACCGTATTACCGGTGTAGTGATCTTTTTCTTCTTGTTGGTCCATGTGCTGGACACCTCATTGGTGCGCGTGTCCCCTGAGGCCTACACCGCCGTCATCGGCGCATACAAGAACCCCCTGATGGCCCTGGGTGAAACGGGCCTGGTCGCAGCGATCATCTTCCACGCCTTCAACGGCCTGCGTGTGATCGCCATCGATTTCTGGAAGAAGGGCGCGAAGTACCAGCGCCAGCTGCTGTGGATCGTGCTTGCGCTGTGGCTGGTCACGTTCGCCGGCTTCGCGATCCGCCACCTTTCCCTTGCGCTGGGAGGCCACTAA
- a CDS encoding mannose-1-phosphate guanylyltransferase gives MSTEDAKYPESPLDRFHAVIPAGGVGTRLWPLSRAAAPKFLHDLTGSGSTLLRATYDRLQPLAGDRVLVVTGEAHRAAVCRQLPEVGDDELVLESEPKDSGAAIGLAAAILHRRDPETIMGSFAADQVISPDDLFQEAVREAIYTAAKGKIVTIGIKPTHPSTGFGYIRSGAALNVEGAPNAMTVAEFVEKPSQEVANKYVEAGDYVWNAGMFVAPVALMLKHLEANQPVLFAGLQEIAEAWDTPQRDEVKARVWPTLPKIAIDYAVAEPAAEAGDVAVVPGTFRWDDVGDFAAIGRLNNAGDVDEVTVLGEGARVFAENASGVVVSDTKRVIALIGIKDVVIVDTPDALLVTTKEHAQLVKGTVDALKASGDTDVL, from the coding sequence GTGAGTACAGAAGACGCGAAATACCCGGAATCGCCATTGGACCGCTTTCACGCGGTCATTCCGGCGGGCGGTGTGGGGACCCGGCTGTGGCCACTCTCGCGTGCCGCTGCGCCCAAGTTCCTCCACGACCTGACTGGTTCCGGCAGCACGTTGTTGAGGGCCACCTATGACAGGCTGCAACCGCTGGCCGGGGATAGGGTGCTGGTGGTGACTGGTGAGGCACACCGTGCTGCCGTGTGCCGCCAACTGCCCGAGGTGGGGGATGACGAGCTCGTCCTCGAAAGCGAGCCCAAAGACTCCGGCGCTGCCATCGGACTGGCCGCCGCGATCCTGCACCGCCGCGATCCGGAAACCATCATGGGTTCCTTCGCCGCGGACCAGGTCATCAGCCCCGACGATCTCTTCCAGGAGGCCGTGCGTGAGGCAATCTATACGGCTGCCAAGGGCAAGATCGTCACTATTGGCATCAAGCCCACGCACCCGTCCACGGGTTTCGGCTACATCCGATCCGGCGCGGCGCTGAACGTGGAAGGTGCTCCCAACGCCATGACCGTGGCCGAATTTGTTGAGAAGCCCAGCCAGGAAGTGGCTAACAAGTACGTCGAAGCCGGGGACTACGTCTGGAACGCGGGCATGTTCGTTGCGCCCGTTGCCCTGATGCTGAAGCACCTCGAAGCGAACCAGCCGGTGCTTTTCGCAGGCCTGCAGGAGATCGCCGAAGCATGGGACACGCCGCAGCGCGACGAGGTCAAGGCGCGTGTCTGGCCAACCCTGCCCAAGATCGCCATCGACTACGCCGTGGCTGAGCCCGCAGCGGAAGCCGGGGACGTCGCCGTCGTGCCTGGCACTTTCCGTTGGGACGACGTCGGCGACTTCGCCGCAATCGGTCGACTGAACAACGCCGGCGACGTCGACGAAGTCACCGTCCTGGGCGAGGGCGCACGCGTCTTCGCGGAGAATGCCAGCGGCGTGGTGGTTTCCGATACCAAGCGCGTTATTGCCCTCATCGGCATCAAGGACGTGGTCATTGTGGACACCCCGGACGCCCTGCTGGTGACCACGAAGGAACACGCGCAACTGGTCAAGGGCACCGTCGACGCCCTCAAGGCCAGCGGTGATACGGACGTGCTGTAA
- a CDS encoding amidohydrolase, which produces MRNYTTETEPTPVVGPWVDEFLPGLIEFRRDLHAHPELSFKEFRTTDKLVERLEAAGLKPRRLEGTGLTVDVGEGPIATALRGDIDALPIIEETGLPFASKNHGVTHACGHDIHTTTMLGIALVLHRMHKNNPLGGTVRIIFQPAEETMPGGALSCIEQGVLEGVPRILALHCDPRINVGQIGTRIGAITSASDTIKIELSGRGGHTSRPHLTEDLVFALSQIAINVPAVLSRRVDVRSGVSVVWGQISAGSAPNAIPGSGYMAGTMRCLDRDAWHSAGELLDDVVKQVAAPYGVDVHMEHTRGVPPVVNSEHETALIEASARAELGEHAVVLTPQSMGGEDFAWFLADLPGAMMRLGTHTPGGEEYDLHRGDFIVDERALGYAVRVLTGAALRTIRDLES; this is translated from the coding sequence GTGCGCAATTACACGACTGAAACCGAGCCCACCCCTGTTGTCGGTCCCTGGGTTGACGAATTCCTGCCCGGACTCATTGAATTCCGGCGCGACCTCCATGCGCACCCCGAGCTGTCCTTCAAGGAATTCAGGACGACGGACAAGCTTGTAGAGCGCCTCGAAGCAGCGGGCCTGAAGCCGCGCCGGCTCGAGGGCACCGGGCTCACTGTGGATGTCGGCGAAGGTCCCATTGCCACAGCACTCCGCGGCGACATCGACGCCCTGCCCATCATCGAGGAGACCGGTCTTCCGTTCGCTTCGAAGAACCACGGTGTAACCCATGCTTGCGGGCACGACATCCACACCACCACCATGCTCGGCATTGCCCTGGTGCTGCACCGGATGCACAAGAACAATCCGCTGGGCGGCACCGTCCGCATCATTTTCCAGCCGGCCGAGGAAACCATGCCCGGTGGCGCCTTGTCGTGCATCGAGCAGGGCGTGCTGGAAGGCGTTCCCCGTATTCTCGCGCTGCACTGCGATCCGCGGATCAACGTAGGCCAGATCGGTACCCGCATTGGTGCGATCACGTCGGCGTCGGACACCATCAAGATTGAACTGTCCGGGCGTGGCGGACACACCTCGCGGCCGCACCTGACCGAAGACCTGGTTTTCGCTTTGTCGCAGATCGCCATCAACGTCCCGGCCGTCCTTTCCCGCCGGGTGGACGTCCGAAGTGGCGTGTCCGTGGTGTGGGGCCAGATCTCTGCCGGATCGGCGCCAAATGCCATCCCCGGGTCCGGCTACATGGCCGGCACCATGCGTTGCCTCGACCGCGATGCCTGGCACAGTGCGGGCGAGTTGCTGGACGACGTCGTGAAGCAGGTTGCCGCGCCCTACGGCGTGGACGTCCACATGGAGCACACCCGTGGCGTTCCACCGGTGGTGAACTCGGAGCACGAGACCGCGCTCATCGAAGCGTCGGCCCGTGCCGAATTGGGGGAGCACGCTGTGGTCCTGACTCCGCAGTCCATGGGCGGCGAGGACTTCGCGTGGTTCCTGGCCGACCTCCCCGGTGCCATGATGCGGCTTGGTACGCACACGCCCGGCGGCGAGGAGTATGACCTTCACCGCGGCGATTTCATTGTCGATGAGCGTGCGCTTGGATACGCGGTACGGGTCCTTACCGGCGCTGCCCTGCGGACCATACGCGACCTCGAGTCCTAA
- a CDS encoding MarR family winged helix-turn-helix transcriptional regulator has translation MSDAPRLRHQVCFALYSASKAATAVYRPVLEDLGLTYPQYLVMLVLWEQEPRSVRELGAELGLDSGTLSPLLKRIEGLGLVERRRSAEDERRVDVVLTDAGHALSAKSKAVPQRLADAAGLSSGEIEQLHATLAKLTTALNSSL, from the coding sequence ATGAGTGATGCACCCCGCCTCCGCCACCAGGTCTGCTTTGCGCTGTATTCGGCTTCCAAAGCAGCGACGGCGGTCTACCGCCCCGTGCTGGAGGACCTGGGCCTGACGTATCCGCAGTACCTGGTGATGCTGGTGCTGTGGGAGCAGGAGCCGCGAAGCGTCCGCGAACTCGGCGCCGAACTCGGGCTCGATTCCGGCACGCTTTCGCCGCTCCTCAAGCGCATTGAAGGGCTCGGCCTGGTGGAGCGCCGGCGTTCGGCGGAGGATGAGCGCCGCGTTGACGTGGTCCTCACCGACGCCGGACATGCCCTCAGCGCCAAATCCAAGGCCGTGCCGCAACGGCTGGCCGATGCCGCCGGACTGTCGAGCGGGGAAATTGAACAACTCCACGCCACGCTGGCCAAACTCACTACGGCCCTGAACAGCTCACTCTAG
- a CDS encoding organic hydroperoxide resistance protein — protein sequence MKTLYTAEALASGEGRDGNARTNDGKLDVALASPVELGGNGEGTNPEQLFAAGYAACFHSALRLVGRKERVDLSDSAVAAKIHFGALTDSEGYGLAAELEIALPALDRETAEQLMTKAHQICPYSNATRGNMAVDLKLVEFAA from the coding sequence ATGAAGACTCTTTACACTGCTGAGGCCCTGGCCTCCGGCGAAGGCCGTGACGGCAACGCCCGTACCAACGATGGCAAGCTGGACGTCGCCCTCGCCAGCCCCGTGGAACTCGGTGGCAACGGCGAAGGCACCAACCCGGAGCAGCTTTTCGCTGCCGGTTACGCCGCATGCTTCCACTCCGCCCTCCGCCTGGTGGGCCGCAAGGAGCGGGTCGACCTCAGCGATTCGGCCGTTGCCGCCAAGATCCACTTTGGTGCGTTGACTGACAGCGAAGGCTACGGACTGGCCGCGGAACTCGAAATTGCCCTGCCGGCACTGGACCGTGAGACCGCAGAACAGCTCATGACCAAAGCGCACCAGATCTGCCCTTACTCCAACGCCACGCGCGGAAACATGGCAGTGGACCTCAAGCTCGTTGAGTTCGCAGCATGA
- a CDS encoding NADP-dependent oxidoreductase: protein MSAATTALPAETREIQLASRPVGRPAQENFRLAKAELPELGEGQLLVKNQFMSVDPYMRGRMNDVKSYSAPFRLDAALDGGAVGEVIASRSDAHKVGDVVVHQLGWREHAVVDAAATTPVPGGLAPTSAFLGALGMTGLTAYAGLLKVAEFKEGDVVFVSGAAGAVGSMVGQIAKAMGASKVIGSAGSPEKVARLLELGFDSAFNYNDAPVLDQLREAAGERGIDVYFDNVGGEHLEAALATLTVGGRVAMCGAIAQYNSTEPPVAPRNLAVAIGKQLTLRGFLVGGQRQHAAEFAQKMAGWLADGSVSYDETIVDGLENAPQAFIDLLDGANTGKMLVRL, encoded by the coding sequence ATGAGCGCCGCAACAACGGCCCTGCCCGCCGAAACCCGCGAAATCCAGCTCGCCTCCCGTCCGGTAGGCCGCCCGGCGCAAGAGAACTTCCGCCTGGCCAAGGCCGAGCTGCCTGAGCTCGGCGAAGGACAGCTCCTGGTGAAGAACCAGTTCATGTCCGTGGACCCCTACATGCGCGGCCGCATGAACGACGTGAAGTCGTACTCGGCGCCGTTCCGCCTCGATGCAGCGCTCGACGGCGGTGCCGTAGGTGAGGTGATCGCGTCCCGTTCGGACGCGCACAAGGTGGGTGACGTCGTCGTGCATCAACTGGGGTGGCGCGAACACGCGGTAGTGGATGCCGCGGCAACCACGCCTGTCCCGGGCGGCCTGGCGCCGACCTCGGCATTCCTCGGTGCGTTGGGCATGACGGGATTGACCGCCTACGCGGGCCTGCTGAAGGTGGCCGAGTTCAAGGAAGGCGACGTCGTGTTCGTCTCCGGCGCGGCCGGGGCCGTTGGCTCCATGGTGGGCCAGATCGCCAAGGCCATGGGCGCTTCCAAGGTGATCGGCAGTGCGGGCTCGCCGGAGAAGGTGGCCCGACTCCTGGAGCTTGGCTTCGACTCGGCCTTCAACTACAACGACGCCCCGGTGCTGGACCAGCTGCGTGAAGCAGCGGGGGAACGTGGCATCGACGTCTACTTCGACAACGTCGGAGGCGAGCACCTTGAGGCCGCCCTGGCGACGCTGACTGTCGGCGGACGCGTGGCCATGTGCGGCGCCATCGCCCAGTACAACTCCACCGAACCCCCGGTCGCTCCCCGCAACCTGGCTGTCGCCATCGGCAAGCAACTGACGTTGCGCGGTTTCCTGGTGGGCGGACAGCGCCAGCACGCTGCCGAGTTCGCGCAGAAGATGGCTGGCTGGCTTGCCGACGGCAGTGTCAGCTACGACGAGACCATCGTCGATGGCCTGGAAAACGCACCCCAGGCCTTCATCGACCTGCTCGACGGAGCGAACACCGGAAAGATGCTCGTCCGCCTCTAA
- a CDS encoding BMP family lipoprotein, whose translation MKKPLRATLKRGSMAGVATVGAAALLLTGCGQAPDAGSGAATKSDYVGCIVSDSGGFDDQSFNQSSFEGLKKSEKDLGITMKSAESKANSDFETNLNGMISAGCNLTVTVGFLLGDATKAAAEKNTDKHFAIIDYTYDKPIANVKPVVYDTAQAAYLAGYAAAATTKTGKVGTFGGIKIPTVTIFMDGFYDGVQAYNKAKGKSVQVVGWDKNTQDGSFTGDFEKQDTGKQVTINLLDQGADIVMPVAGPVGKGAGAALKEAKAAGKDVKLIWVDSDGYLTAPEYKDLMLTSVVKQMGEAVETVVKDDKDGKFSNTAYVGTLENDGVAIAPFHDLDSAVSADTKTELDALKADIVSGKLVVESAASPKK comes from the coding sequence TTGAAGAAACCACTGCGTGCCACCCTGAAGCGCGGTTCAATGGCCGGTGTCGCAACCGTCGGCGCAGCAGCGCTCCTGCTGACCGGCTGTGGCCAGGCTCCCGACGCCGGATCCGGCGCCGCCACCAAGAGCGACTATGTTGGATGCATCGTGTCCGACTCCGGTGGATTCGATGACCAGTCCTTCAACCAGTCCTCGTTCGAAGGCCTCAAGAAGTCCGAGAAGGACCTCGGCATCACCATGAAGTCCGCCGAATCCAAGGCCAACAGCGACTTCGAGACCAACCTCAACGGCATGATCTCCGCTGGCTGCAACCTCACGGTAACCGTCGGCTTCCTCCTGGGCGATGCCACTAAGGCCGCTGCAGAGAAGAACACGGACAAGCACTTCGCGATCATCGACTACACGTACGACAAGCCCATCGCCAACGTGAAGCCGGTTGTCTATGACACCGCGCAGGCCGCCTACCTGGCTGGCTACGCTGCTGCGGCCACCACCAAGACCGGCAAGGTGGGTACCTTCGGCGGCATCAAGATCCCCACGGTCACCATCTTCATGGACGGCTTCTACGACGGCGTGCAGGCCTACAACAAGGCCAAGGGCAAGTCCGTCCAGGTTGTCGGCTGGGACAAGAACACCCAGGACGGCTCGTTCACGGGCGACTTCGAAAAGCAGGACACCGGCAAGCAGGTCACCATCAACCTGCTGGACCAGGGTGCGGACATCGTGATGCCCGTAGCCGGCCCGGTAGGCAAGGGCGCCGGTGCTGCGCTGAAGGAAGCCAAGGCTGCCGGTAAGGACGTCAAGCTCATCTGGGTTGACTCCGATGGCTACCTCACGGCTCCCGAGTACAAGGACCTCATGCTGACCTCCGTGGTCAAGCAGATGGGCGAAGCCGTTGAAACCGTGGTGAAGGACGACAAGGACGGCAAGTTCAGCAACACCGCTTACGTCGGCACGCTGGAGAACGACGGCGTTGCTATCGCTCCGTTCCACGACCTCGACTCCGCTGTTTCGGCTGACACCAAGACCGAACTCGATGCCCTGAAGGCGGACATCGTCTCCGGCAAGCTGGTTGTCGAATCGGCAGCGAGCCCCAAGAAGTAA
- a CDS encoding ABC transporter ATP-binding protein, which produces MKLELKGISKAFGTFYANQDIDLVVESGQIHCLLGENGAGKSTLMNVLYGLYEPTAGHILVDDKPVSFRGPGDAMAAGIGMVHQHFMLVPVFTVAENVALGAEPTMFGGVLSMDETRKKIREISDRYGFDVDPDALVEDLPVGVQQRVEIIKALVREAKVLILDEPTAVLTPQETDELLDIMRQLKASGTSIVFISHKLREVKAVSDVITVIRRGKVVGDAPPTASATELASMMVGRPVSLSLDKAPAQPKETTFVVENLTVRAANGTNVVDGISFDIAQGEILAVAGVQGNGQTELTEAILGVQEHVTGAVTLDGKQLLGLPVKDVLRSGVGFVPEDRTVDGLVGPFSVAENLVLDLYDQAPFASGISMKPAKVAEHAKAKIEEFDIRTPSAGSAAGTLSGGNQQKVVMARELSRPLRLFIASQPTRGVDVGSIEFLHKRIVAERDVGTPVMIVSTELDEVIELADRIAVLYKGKLVGIVPAGTPRDTLGLMMAGVGPEGGSDD; this is translated from the coding sequence GTGAAACTCGAATTGAAGGGGATCTCGAAAGCCTTCGGGACCTTCTACGCCAACCAAGATATTGACCTCGTGGTCGAATCCGGCCAGATCCATTGCCTCCTGGGCGAAAACGGGGCCGGCAAATCGACCCTCATGAACGTGCTCTACGGGCTCTATGAGCCCACCGCCGGCCACATCCTGGTGGATGATAAGCCCGTCAGCTTCCGCGGCCCCGGCGATGCCATGGCAGCAGGCATTGGCATGGTGCACCAGCACTTCATGCTGGTTCCTGTCTTCACGGTTGCGGAAAACGTGGCCCTCGGCGCTGAACCAACCATGTTCGGCGGCGTCCTGAGCATGGACGAAACCCGCAAGAAGATTCGGGAGATCTCTGACAGGTACGGTTTCGACGTTGATCCCGACGCCCTGGTGGAGGACCTCCCCGTGGGCGTCCAGCAGCGCGTCGAAATCATCAAGGCACTGGTGCGCGAAGCCAAGGTGCTCATCCTCGACGAGCCCACGGCCGTGCTGACACCCCAGGAAACCGATGAACTCCTGGACATCATGCGGCAGCTCAAGGCGAGCGGCACGTCCATTGTTTTCATTTCGCACAAGCTCCGCGAAGTGAAGGCTGTTTCGGACGTCATCACCGTCATCCGCCGCGGCAAAGTGGTGGGCGACGCGCCTCCCACAGCGTCCGCCACCGAGCTGGCCTCCATGATGGTGGGCCGACCCGTCAGCCTGAGCCTGGACAAAGCCCCAGCCCAGCCGAAGGAAACCACGTTCGTGGTGGAGAATTTGACCGTGCGTGCAGCCAACGGCACCAACGTCGTGGATGGCATCAGCTTCGACATCGCCCAGGGTGAGATCCTGGCCGTCGCCGGTGTTCAAGGCAACGGCCAAACGGAACTGACGGAAGCCATCCTTGGCGTGCAGGAGCACGTCACCGGAGCCGTCACCCTGGATGGGAAGCAGTTGCTTGGCCTGCCCGTGAAGGATGTGCTGCGTTCCGGCGTCGGGTTCGTCCCGGAAGACCGCACAGTGGACGGACTTGTTGGTCCCTTCTCGGTCGCCGAGAACCTGGTGCTGGACCTTTACGACCAGGCCCCGTTCGCGAGCGGCATCAGCATGAAGCCCGCCAAAGTGGCCGAGCATGCCAAGGCCAAGATCGAGGAGTTCGATATCCGGACCCCCTCGGCCGGTTCCGCTGCAGGAACACTGTCCGGCGGCAACCAGCAGAAAGTCGTCATGGCGCGGGAATTGTCCCGCCCGTTGCGGCTGTTCATCGCAAGCCAGCCCACGCGCGGCGTGGACGTGGGCTCCATCGAGTTCCTGCATAAGCGCATCGTTGCCGAGCGCGATGTGGGAACACCGGTGATGATCGTTTCCACTGAGCTCGATGAAGTCATTGAGCTCGCAGACCGGATCGCGGTGCTGTACAAGGGCAAGCTCGTGGGCATTGTGCCTGCGGGAACTCCCCGGGACACCCTCGGCTTGATGATGGCCGGCGTCGGCCCGGAAGGAGGCTCCGATGACTGA
- a CDS encoding ABC transporter permease, whose translation MTDKDQAKSDQTPAESTAEVRAADVALDTAGGMLEPSIVPVSSQSGDSGHQQGSVMRRIVMGNGFVSVLAVIVALFLGGLLIASTDSQVARTAGYLFARPTDFLSALWAAMTESYGALFQGSVFSPREGFKPILETMTVATPLICAGLGVALAFRAGLFNIGAQGQIIISATLAAYVGFAWHLPFGLHLLVVIIMGVLGGAVWGAIVGILKARTGAHEVIVTIMLNYVALFLLDFLLNTAAFRRPGDNSPISPRLDETAAYPVLIPGSRLHLGFLVAVALTFGVWWLLNRSTIGFEFRAVGANPIAARTAGVKVSRATILVMAMAGALAAFGGVAQVAGTEKVLTGGVAAQIGFDSITVALLGRSTPWGTFFAGLLFGAFRAGAVQMQIQTGTPIDIVLVVQSLIVLFIAAPPLIRSIFRLEPKKKNKTPKAAPKAALANATGGAK comes from the coding sequence ATGACTGATAAGGATCAGGCAAAGAGCGATCAGACCCCCGCTGAGTCCACGGCGGAGGTACGCGCGGCGGACGTCGCCCTCGATACTGCCGGCGGAATGCTGGAACCGTCCATTGTCCCGGTGTCCTCCCAAAGCGGAGACTCGGGCCACCAGCAGGGCAGCGTGATGCGCCGCATCGTTATGGGAAACGGCTTCGTGTCCGTCCTGGCGGTCATCGTCGCGCTCTTCCTTGGCGGCTTGCTGATTGCCAGCACGGACAGCCAGGTCGCCAGGACCGCAGGCTACCTCTTCGCGCGGCCCACGGACTTCCTGAGTGCCTTGTGGGCGGCAATGACCGAGAGTTACGGCGCCCTCTTCCAAGGCTCCGTTTTTAGCCCTCGTGAAGGCTTCAAGCCCATCCTGGAAACCATGACCGTTGCCACCCCGCTGATCTGTGCGGGCCTCGGCGTCGCGCTGGCGTTCCGTGCGGGCCTGTTCAACATCGGTGCCCAGGGACAGATCATTATCAGCGCAACGCTGGCGGCCTACGTCGGCTTCGCGTGGCACCTGCCGTTCGGCCTGCACCTGCTGGTGGTCATCATCATGGGTGTCCTGGGTGGTGCAGTGTGGGGCGCGATCGTTGGCATCCTCAAGGCCCGGACCGGCGCCCATGAAGTGATCGTGACCATCATGCTGAACTATGTGGCGTTGTTCCTGCTGGACTTCCTCCTGAACACCGCGGCATTCCGTCGTCCGGGGGATAACAGCCCCATCTCGCCGCGCCTTGACGAGACGGCCGCATACCCCGTGCTCATCCCGGGTTCCAGGCTCCACCTTGGCTTCCTCGTGGCAGTGGCACTGACCTTCGGCGTGTGGTGGCTGCTCAACCGGTCCACCATCGGCTTCGAATTCCGTGCCGTGGGCGCGAATCCCATCGCAGCACGGACCGCCGGCGTCAAGGTATCCCGCGCCACCATCCTGGTGATGGCCATGGCCGGTGCGCTGGCTGCCTTCGGCGGTGTCGCCCAGGTGGCCGGTACCGAAAAGGTATTGACCGGTGGCGTCGCAGCCCAGATCGGCTTCGACTCCATCACTGTCGCCCTGTTGGGCCGCAGCACGCCGTGGGGAACGTTCTTCGCTGGCCTGCTGTTCGGTGCGTTCCGCGCCGGAGCCGTGCAAATGCAGATCCAAACGGGTACGCCTATCGACATCGTGCTGGTGGTGCAATCGCTGATCGTCCTGTTCATTGCGGCGCCGCCCCTGATCCGGTCCATCTTCAGGCTTGAACCCAAGAAGAAGAACAAGACACCTAAAGCGGCCCCGAAGGCTGCCCTTGCCAACGCCACCGGAGGTGCCAAGTGA